TCAGCAATTTGCCCATCGAGCCCTTACCCGAATTAAGGTCGGTCATGATCTTATCAACCGATGCCATCGCGGCCTCCATCTTCCTGATGGTTTTGCCGATGTCGGCTTTCGCAATCGTATCGGAAATTTTTGAAAAGTTCGCCGACGTTTTCTCGAAATTGGTAATGGTACTGCCCAGCTTCTGTTTGTTCTCGGCAAGCATATCGTTTACCTTTGCCGAAGCCCCCTTGAATTCCGCTAATGTTTCATTCAAATTGGCAATGCTGCTTTTCAGGTTTGCTTTGGTTTTCTCATCCAGCACCTGATTCAGGTTTTGCATCAGCTTGTCGGTACTGTCAAGCAGTTTTTCCACTTTTTCCTTAATCGGTTTGATCTGGTCTGCAAGCTGATCCGTAAGCCCGGCCTTAGTACCGGCACGCAAATAGTCGCCTTCGTCTATGAGCGCGTTATCCTGAAGGTTGGGGATGATGGCGATTTGCTTCCCGCCGAGAAACGGACTGGGCGAATACAACTCGGCAACGCTCGACTTCGCAATCGGGAAGTCCGATTTAAGCTGCAACTCTACGGTAAGTTTACCCGTTTTCTTATCAATATCGAAGGCGTTTACCTTGCCTACTACAAAGCCGTTTATGGTCACAGGCGCCGAAAGCGTCAGGCCTTCGATGTTTTCGTACTGCACGTACACCAGTTTGTAATCGGTAAATAAATCGCGTCCTTTCAGAAAATAATAGCCCCAGATGAACAATAATATTGAAGCAATAACTAATACGGCGGTTTTGATCTCTCTTGAAATTCTCAAAGCTTATTTTTTTAACAAAAATAGGACAAATTATTGGAATCACCGTTTATTTAAGGCGTCCTGAATGCTAATTTTTTTACCGTCGCGGAATGCAACTATGTACGCCGAATCAAATCCTTTCGCCTTGGCTTCGGCGAGATTTTCCTTAGCGGTGTCATAACTGCCTGTTTCCCCGTACATATATTTGTACAGCGTCCCATTATCCGAAGTAACTGAAATGTTCTTCAGTCCCTTAAAGTTCGAAGGGGTAAGGTCAAGTTTCTTGCCGCTGGCGGAAATTTGCACCTTAAACACCACTTCGCCGTTTGCAGCAGGCTTCACATCTTCCCTGGCGGCAGGTGTGGGCGTCGGAGTGACCGAAGGCTGCTTTTCCTCTTGCGGCGGCACCTTCTCGGCGTCACTTATGCGTTGCGACGGCTTGATTTCATTTTCATTTTCGCCGCTTCCGAAATAATCTTTCTTATAGCTCACAATCGCATTGGCAATGGCCTGAGCGATCTCCATCTGTCCTTCCTCAGAATCCAGTTCAGCACCTTCTTTCGGGTTGGAGATAAAACCCATCTCGATCAGCACCCTGGGCATGTATGCTTTGTGAAGTACCATATACGGTGCCTGCTTCACGCCGCGGTTTCTTTTTTTAAGGTCGTCGGTAAACCGGTGTTGGACCTTACTCGCCAATGCAATACTGTTGTCCTGATTTTCCTCTACCAGCAACGTCGTCCCGAAAATGGATTCGGGGGAATTCGGGTCGAAGCCCTTGTACGTTTCCTTATAGTCTTTCTCCATCACGATAACTTCGTTCTCGCGTTTAGCTACGGCAAGCGCCGAGGCGTTTTTAGACATACCCATCACGTGCGTTTCGGTTCCATAGGCCTCCTTGTTGGCATTGGCGTTGCAGTGGATGGACACAAAAACGTTAGCATCTGCCCGGTTGGCGATATTGGCGCGTTCCACGAGCTCAATGAAAACGTCTGTCTTCCTCGTATAGTTCACCTCAATCGAAGACATGCCTTCAAGGATCTTACCTACTTTGAGCACCACGGCCAACGCAATGTTTTTTTCCACATGTCCGTTATAGACCGCCCCGAAATCCTTTCCTCCGTGTCCGGCATCGAGCGTGACCTTAAATTTCTGGCCTTTTTGCGCCGATGCGGCCAAGGCCGAAATACACATCAATATCAGTAAAAAAGGTTTGATTTTATGGGAAAAATTCATATTTTGGTTAAAAGTTAATTTTAGTGAAACGTTAGCTTATAATTTTTAAAACTGACTATTTTTGCAAAAAATTACTGTAAGTTTGACACCGGAAAAAGGAAGCCTGATTTTTACAAAAATAGTATTTAAACATTTGCGGACAAACTTATTTCATATCGTTTTATCAGCAACTTTCTTAACATTGGCGACTGCCAAAACGTATGCCCAGGAACAGCCGAAGTCCAAAACTGACGCGGTTTTACAGCAAACTCCTGATTCTCTAAACCGTAACGCGCCGGAAACTGTAAAATTGCCGGTCCAAGGTCAGGATTCGGTAAAAAAGCCATTTCTTCAGAACATCGTAAAGCGCAAAGCGAAGGACTATGAACGGATGAACATGAAGACTAAGATCGGTACCTTATATAATGAGGCCGAATTGTACTACGAGGACATCGAACTCAAATCCGGGATTATACAGTTCAACTACGAAAAAAATGAAATTTATGCGGGCCGCATCAAGGATTCAACCGGCGCCTTAGTACAACGCCCGGTTTTCAAACAGGGCAGCAACGTCATAGAACCGGATTCGATCCGCATCAATACCGACACCAAAAAAGCGCTGATCTGGAATTCTCGGTCCAAGCAGATGGATTTCAACATCAAATCGCAGATTGCCAAAAAGGAGAACGATTCGGTTTATTTCCTGTACAAAACCAAATTCACCACCGCGGAAGATATCGAGAATCCGGAATATTTCATCCTCACACAACGCGCGAAGTTTGTGCCGAAAAAGAAAATTGTCGTGGGACTGTCGAATCTCTGGATTGCGGATGTCCCCACCCCTATTGCGCTGCCTTTTGCATTTTTCCCAATGTCCGAAAAAGCGCAGTCGGGCGTCATTATCCCGACATTCACTGATACAAGCCAGCAGGGATATTCGCTGCAGAATGGCGGGTATTATTTTGCACTCAGTGACAACTACGACCTGACGTTCCTTGGCGATTATTACACCAACGCGAGTTACGCGCTGCGGTTTGAGTCGTCTTATGCCAAACGCTACCGGTACAGCGGGAACGTAAACCTTCGTTTTGAACGGATCATCACCGGCGAGCGCGGGCTGCCCAACTACGCCAACCGGCGCGAGTACAACATCCAGTGGAGTCACAGGCAGGATGCGAAGTCCAATCCGAATTCAAAATTTGCTGCCTCAGTCAATTTAGGTTCGAGTACTTATTTTACCAATTCGCTGAACCAAAGTAACATCGGGGCCCGACTCAACAACACGCTGAGTTCGACGGTATCCTATTCGAAGACTTTCAATACGCTGCCGCTCGTCAACATTGCGCTCGCCGCCACCCACACGCAGAATACGGGTTCCAAACAAATCAGTATGACGCTACCAACTTTTACGGGAAGTGTGGACCGGATTTTCCCATTTGCGCCTAAAGATGGCGTGAAAAAGGGCCTGATCAAGAACATCAACCTGCAATATAGCGTGATTGCAGAGAACCGTTTCAATACCGTAGACTCCCTGTTTTTCAAGCCCGAAATGTTCAAAAACGCAATGAACGGGATGAAGCACAGCATCCCGATCAGCACGAATTTCAAGGTCGCGAAGTATTTCAGTGTGCCGATTTCAGTCAATTACAACGAAGTGTGGTACCTTAAAACCGTAAACAGGTATTTCGACAGGGAACTCAATCGCGTCGAAACGCGCGATGAAAATGGTTTTGACGCGTTCCGGACTTACAACTTCTCGACCGGTATCGGAACTACGGTTTACGGCACGTTCCAATTCAGCGAAAAGTCGAAGATCCGTGCCATCAGGCATGTCGTGAAACCTACGGTCAGTTATTCGTACACGCCAAGTTTCGAGCGGTATTACGATTATTATGACACCGATCCTGCGGGAACCATCCGGAAACAATACACGCGTTTTGAGAAGGGAATTTACGGTGCACCCGGACTGAACTATTCCAACCTCCTGAACTTCTCACTCAACAACACGCTCGAAGCCAAAGTCGTTGACCGCGACACCACCAAAACCGAACTTAAGAAAATCGTGCTGCTGAACAGCCTGAATTTCCAGACATCCTACGACATTTCTGCGGACTCACTCAAATGGTCTCCATTGCGTGTCAGTGGCGGAACGAACCTGTTCAAGGAAAAGATGAATATCAACTTCGGCGCGACGCTGAATCCGTACGCAGTTGACAATGCGGGAAAGGTGATCAATAAATTCAATATTGACAACGGCGGCAGCATTTTCAGGCTGACCAACGCCTTTATGTCCATAGGATACCGTATTGACAGCAAAGGCGGCGAACAAACTACCGGAAATTCAAACGACCAGGGACAACGAAACGGAGGCCGCGACGACGATCTTTTCGGGCGAAGTACCGACCTTAGTGACAGGCGCCAAAGCCAGTTCGATGAGGATGAGACACAGGATAAAGACACGCCCGCGACGTTTTACCATACCGAATTGCCGTGGGACCTGAATTTTGCTTATTCACTGACTTACAATAACACCTCGAGGCAGAATGACATTGTGGGTAATTCGCTGATGGTTTCAGGGAATATTGATCTGGCGCCCAAATGGAAGGTCGGCGTTTCAACCGGTTACGACTTCGTCCAAAAAGGAATTACCTTTACCCAACTGCGCTTTGAAAGGGATTTATTAAGCTGGCGGATGGATTTCAGCTGGGTACCGATCGGAATCAATACGTCCTGGGGATTCTTCATCGGGGTGAAATCAGGATTACTCAGTGACCTTAAATGGGAGAAAAGGAAAGCTCCGGATCGTATCATCAGATAAGTCTGAAAGTACTTCCCGCAACAGCATTTTAGCAATACCGTCCTAAACGGTCCGCTCTCGTCGGTCTTACTATCGGAAAACCGCACCGGCGGCAAACGAATTCACTCAACCAACCATATAAAATTAAATATGAAAAACATCATTATCACAGACCAGGCCCCTGCACCGATCGGCCCCTACAATCAGGCGATTGCGATTGGCGACTTGCTGTTTACATCGGGCCAGATTGCGCTGGATCCGGGCACTATGGAACTCGTTCTGGACGATATAGAAACGGAAACAAAACAAGTCATGGAGAACCTCAGGGCGGTGCTTGCCGCGAACAACATGACGTTCGATCATGTTGTAAAAACCACCATTTTCATCATGGATATGGCGGATTTTGCAAAAATCAATACAGTATACGGAAGTTATTTTAATGAAGACACTGCGCCGGCACGCGAAACCGTACAGGTCGCCGGGTTGCCGAAAGGCGTTAACGTAGAGATCTCGATGATTGCATCCCGGTAAACAGCAGCGTCAGGATCATTCAGGATGACTGCTGACGCTGTTTTATTATTTGTTCAAAGCATGGTATTGAATCAGGCCGTCAATCGGGCGACGCAGGACATTACCAATTTTAAGTCCGTGTTTTTGGAGGACTTCCTCGAGTTCTTCTTTCAGGTAAAAGGCGATTGACCCGATAAAATGCACCGGATACTTCCGTGCCTCATCATACTGCAGGATATAATTCTCGACAAACTTTTCCATTTCCTCGAAGATAAATTTGCGGCAAAACTCCGAATCCTTGTGGCGGATCAGGAATTTGGCAAATGTCGCCAGGTAGGCATTTGGGTTTGGTTCTTTGTACAAATGATGCTTCACCGTGTCGGGGGCCACATCATATTCTGAGGCGAACTCGGCCGCGAGCGCTTTCGGCATCTTATTGAAATAATACCCGCGCAGCAAGTGCCTGCCGAAACGATTTCCCGAACAATCATCCATAGCGATGTAGCCCAACGACTGTACTTTCTGGTGCAGCACGACACCGTCGAAATAACTGCAATTGGATCCGGTGCCCAGGATGCATACGACGGCTTTTTCGTTTTTGGGTGTCGTCGCGTAGACTGCCGCATAGGTATCTTCATGCACCGATACCACCGCATTGGGAAAATATTCCTTAAACACATCGGCAAGGAAATTTTTCATCCGGTCGGTGCCACAGCCCGCGCCGTAAAAATACAGGTGCGATACATTGTTTCGGTTGTGCGAGATGTCGAATTTGTCCTCCAGCCGGGTAATGACTTCTTCTTTAGACAATACTTCCGGATTCAGCCCCAGCGATTGTGTGGTGAACAATACTTTTCCGGATTCATCAATTGAAATCCAGTCTGCCTTGGTGGATCCGCTGTCTACTAATAATTTCATAGTTTGGTGTGGTTAGTTTTGTTGTTAAAACGAACTGAGCGGGTCATTCTCCGTCCGTGCGTCGCCTGCCCGTAGGACAAAAGCAACTTCTTCACTTTTCGTTAAAAGCTCAAAGATTGCTTCGCCGGTTCGCGTTGCGCTTTTGCAGGCCGCGGGAATGGCTCATAAAAAAACAACTCCCCTGATGTGAAATCGAAGGGAGCTGTAAATATATCAATTATTTCAAGCCGGCAACATGCACTGACAAATCAATCAGTTTGCTGGAGTAGCCGTATTCGTTATCATACCAGGAAACAATCTTGAAGAATGTGGTATTCAGGCCAATCCCGGCTTTCGCATCGATGATTGAAGTACGCGTATCAGAGACAAAATCCTGCGAAACGACATCGTCTTCGGTAAAGCCGATAATGCCTTTGTAATCCGTTTCCGATGCGTTCCTGAGCACTGCCATGATGTCTTCGTATGTTGTTTCTTTCTCGAGTTTCACGGTTAAATCAACTACCGATACATCAATGGTTGGCACCCGAAACGACATTCCGGTAAGTTTTCCGTTCAACGCCGGGATGACTTTTCCCACCGCTTTGGCAGCACCCGTCGATGACGGGATGATGTTTACGCTGGCCGCACGTCCGCCCCTCCAGTCTTTTTTGGAAGGACCATCGGCCACCATCTGGGTTGATGTCGTGGCATGTACTGTGGTCATCAGGCCTTCCACAATCCCGAAATGATCGTGGAGCACCTTTGCGAGCGGCGCGAGGCAGTTCGTAGTGCATGAGGCATTCGATACCACCGTGTCCGTTGCTTTGGCTTCCGTGTGGTTCACGCCCATTACAAACATAGGCGCATCAGCGGATGGGGCTGAGATAACCACTTTTTTAGCGCCGCCGCGGATGTGGGCCTGCGCCGTTTCGATGGTCGTGAAAATCCCGGTGGATTCTGCAACGACGTCCACACCGACTTCATCCCACTTCAGCGTGGCGGGATCTTTCTCCGCAGTGACGCGGATGTAACGGTCGTTTACATATAATTTGCCTTCTTTGACTTCGACTTTACCATTGAAACGTCCGTGAACCGAATCATATTTAAGCAAATATGCCAGATGATCCACATCGAGCAGGTCATTGATAGCGACCACTTCCACGTTATCACGGTTGAAAGTTTCCCGGAAAACAATTCTTCCGATGCGACCAAAACCGTTAATTCCTAATTTTACTTTTGACATTGTTTTATTATTTAGTTGATGATGAAATCTGACTGCCGGGGCTTTAGGTCGCTCACATAACTTTTAACCCCTGCACTACAAAATTCTTTATGTTGACATGATATCGGAAACGCGAAGCAGCTCCATATCGATTTCACTTTTTCCTTTGATGGCCTGTTCAAGCGGCGTCAGCGCAATTTTGTCTTCGAGCACACCGACCATAAAATTGGATTTGCCGTCCAGCAGCGACTCAACTGCTTTTACTCCAAGCCGGCTGGCCAGTACACGGTCATAACAGGTAGGCGCCCCACCGCGCTGCATGTGCCCCAGCACGGAGACACGCACGTCGTATTCTGGGAGATTTTCTTCCACATAATCCTTGAGCTCGAACACATTTTTCCCGATTTTATCCCCTTCGGCAATGACCACAATACTCGATGATTTGCCTGAGGCTTTGCTTTTCTTGAGTGATTCCAGCAACCGGTCGAGCCCCAGATCCTCTTCCGGAATCAGGATTTCTTCCGCTCCCGCTCCTATACCGGCATTGAGGGCGATGTGCCCGGCGTCACGGCCCATAACCTCGACAAAGAATAACCGGTTGTGCGAACTCGCGGTGTCGCGTATCTTATCGATGACTTCGACCACGGTGTTCAGCGCTGTGTCGTAACCCAGCGTGTGGCTTGTGCCAAAAATATCATTGTCAATCGTGCCGGGGATGCCCATTACCGGGAAACCGTACTCGTGGTTGAAGACTTCCGCGCCTGTAAAACTGCCGTCACCACCAATCACTACCAAAGCGTTTACACCGGCATTCACCAGGTTGTCGTACGCTTTTTTCCGGCCTTCCGGCGTCATAAATTCCTTGGAACGGGCAGATTTCAGGATGGTGCCTCCTTTGTTGACGATGTTGTTGACACTCCTCGGACCCATTTCCTTAAAATCGCCCTCAATCATTCCCTGGTATCCACGGTAAATTCCGATGCATTCTATATGATGATAAGCGCACGTCCTGACGACTGAGCGGATCGCTGCGTTCATCCCGGGAGCGTCACCACCGGAAGTAAGCACGCCGATCTTTTTTATCTCTTTTGACATTTTTTCGACTTTTGAAATGCTAATGTAGCAAAGATACGCCACTTCAAACCCCGAGTTTTTACTAATTTAACAAAACTGTGGATTTCAAACGTTTTCGTTAATAAGTTTTTAATTTTAGCTGGCTGTAAAGGCAAAATGCCGATAAAAAGTGGGAATTTTGGGAAAAGCCGGCGTTGCTTAATCTTCTTTTGGCGGAGCGCCTTCGGTGTTGGGTTTTGGCGCAGGATCGTCGTGTTTCTTTTTATCGTTGATGTGCATATAGGATGGCAGCACCTCAGAGTCTGGCGGCAAATCGTCCGAATCTTTCCTCGGCGTTTCCACCTTTTTCGCCTTGAATATTTTATTGACAAGTTGCTGAAACGTGTCAAAGTCCACTTCATAAGTAATACCCACGCCCTGTGTATAGCCAATCCCCTCCCCTATGTAATTGATGTCATTTTCACGATTGAAAAACCGCAGGTTGGCTGTGCCGTCCTCATTGATGCGGTATTGCACCTCGACGTTCCCGATAATGGTCGATTCATTGACACCCCCGACGGGCACACCCACCTGTCCATTTACGGAAACCCGGTCATTTACTTTGGTCGAAACCTTAAAGCCTACCTGGCCCGTCGTTTCCATAGTTGGCGTCCGGTCCGGAGACACCACGAGCAGGTCAACGTTGACCTTATCATCGGCATTCTGGAAAATATTGTCAAAAATCCCTATACCGGTTTCGAGCAGGTTGTTCGTGAAAGCGCTTTGCGTCACCCCCTCGTTGCTCAGGAAACCGCCCGTCGCCAGCAATGTCAGCGCCTGTGTCTGGCGGATATCCTTATCGTCAAGTTTGGTCTGGATTTCCGATTTCAGGACGGCATTTATGGTTGGGAAATTAATATCGAAATTGATCTCGGGGTTGCTGAGTATACCGGTAACCAAAATCCCCACATTTACCGGCACTTTGCGGTTTACCGAGGCGTTGTCAAGCAATATCGCGGGATTGGCATCGGTTTTGTAGACGGCTTCCAGGTTAAGCCTGGCGCGCAGCGGATCGCCGTCCCAGGTGATGTAACTGTTTTTCTTAACCGCCAGCGTCTTGTTGATCAGCCCACGGTACCTGAAGTTGTACGAACCTTCCCAGACGGCATAGTCACCCGTCATCTGGAATTTTCCGCGCGTGTCGATTTCCAGAAGCAGGTTCCCCACACCACGCGCATTCATACCATGACCCGATTCGCGGTCAAGGATCACTTCGATATCGGCGTTCTGGTTTACGTCGAGGTTGAACTTCATCGAAAGGCCTTTGTAGTTGCTGTCGGGGTTTGTGGACAGGATGCCGTTCCGGATGTTCTCTTTTTCCTTTGGACTGTAGAAGTGGATGTAGTTCCTGGTGCTCGTTGCTTCAGTGTCATTAATCGGGATCTTGATGGCCGTGCCCGGAGCCGATTTGGCATCTACGCCGATAAACAGGTCTCCGGTAGGGCCTGAAATGGTCGCTGTACCATCGATGAAGGCCGTGCCATAATAAGCTGCATCCTCGGAGTCCTTCGTGTCAAGTGCCAAAAACCGGTCGCTGCTGATGGCAAGATCCAGGTTCCAGTCCGAGAAATTTTTATGCTTGATCGTACCGTTCACCCGGCCTTCAGTGTTGTACTTCGTGTCGACCAGCGTGGCGTTCTGGAATATGAACTGGTTTTCAGAAAGGTCAATGATCGAATTGTCGCGGAAAGCATAATCCGTATTGAGGTATGGGATCT
The nucleotide sequence above comes from Flavobacterium magnum. Encoded proteins:
- a CDS encoding MlaD family protein codes for the protein MRISREIKTAVLVIASILLFIWGYYFLKGRDLFTDYKLVYVQYENIEGLTLSAPVTINGFVVGKVNAFDIDKKTGKLTVELQLKSDFPIAKSSVAELYSPSPFLGGKQIAIIPNLQDNALIDEGDYLRAGTKAGLTDQLADQIKPIKEKVEKLLDSTDKLMQNLNQVLDEKTKANLKSSIANLNETLAEFKGASAKVNDMLAENKQKLGSTITNFEKTSANFSKISDTIAKADIGKTIRKMEAAMASVDKIMTDLNSGKGSMGKLLKDETLYNNFTKTSKELELLLQDLRLNPTRYINVSLFGKKNKPYKAPTEDPAVKP
- a CDS encoding N-acetylmuramoyl-L-alanine amidase family protein; this encodes MNFSHKIKPFLLILMCISALAASAQKGQKFKVTLDAGHGGKDFGAVYNGHVEKNIALAVVLKVGKILEGMSSIEVNYTRKTDVFIELVERANIANRADANVFVSIHCNANANKEAYGTETHVMGMSKNASALAVAKRENEVIVMEKDYKETYKGFDPNSPESIFGTTLLVEENQDNSIALASKVQHRFTDDLKKRNRGVKQAPYMVLHKAYMPRVLIEMGFISNPKEGAELDSEEGQMEIAQAIANAIVSYKKDYFGSGENENEIKPSQRISDAEKVPPQEEKQPSVTPTPTPAAREDVKPAANGEVVFKVQISASGKKLDLTPSNFKGLKNISVTSDNGTLYKYMYGETGSYDTAKENLAEAKAKGFDSAYIVAFRDGKKISIQDALNKR
- a CDS encoding putative LPS assembly protein LptD, producing MKTKIGTLYNEAELYYEDIELKSGIIQFNYEKNEIYAGRIKDSTGALVQRPVFKQGSNVIEPDSIRINTDTKKALIWNSRSKQMDFNIKSQIAKKENDSVYFLYKTKFTTAEDIENPEYFILTQRAKFVPKKKIVVGLSNLWIADVPTPIALPFAFFPMSEKAQSGVIIPTFTDTSQQGYSLQNGGYYFALSDNYDLTFLGDYYTNASYALRFESSYAKRYRYSGNVNLRFERIITGERGLPNYANRREYNIQWSHRQDAKSNPNSKFAASVNLGSSTYFTNSLNQSNIGARLNNTLSSTVSYSKTFNTLPLVNIALAATHTQNTGSKQISMTLPTFTGSVDRIFPFAPKDGVKKGLIKNINLQYSVIAENRFNTVDSLFFKPEMFKNAMNGMKHSIPISTNFKVAKYFSVPISVNYNEVWYLKTVNRYFDRELNRVETRDENGFDAFRTYNFSTGIGTTVYGTFQFSEKSKIRAIRHVVKPTVSYSYTPSFERYYDYYDTDPAGTIRKQYTRFEKGIYGAPGLNYSNLLNFSLNNTLEAKVVDRDTTKTELKKIVLLNSLNFQTSYDISADSLKWSPLRVSGGTNLFKEKMNINFGATLNPYAVDNAGKVINKFNIDNGGSIFRLTNAFMSIGYRIDSKGGEQTTGNSNDQGQRNGGRDDDLFGRSTDLSDRRQSQFDEDETQDKDTPATFYHTELPWDLNFAYSLTYNNTSRQNDIVGNSLMVSGNIDLAPKWKVGVSTGYDFVQKGITFTQLRFERDLLSWRMDFSWVPIGINTSWGFFIGVKSGLLSDLKWEKRKAPDRIIR
- a CDS encoding RidA family protein, encoding MKNIIITDQAPAPIGPYNQAIAIGDLLFTSGQIALDPGTMELVLDDIETETKQVMENLRAVLAANNMTFDHVVKTTIFIMDMADFAKINTVYGSYFNEDTAPARETVQVAGLPKGVNVEISMIASR
- a CDS encoding BadF/BadG/BcrA/BcrD ATPase family protein is translated as MKLLVDSGSTKADWISIDESGKVLFTTQSLGLNPEVLSKEEVITRLEDKFDISHNRNNVSHLYFYGAGCGTDRMKNFLADVFKEYFPNAVVSVHEDTYAAVYATTPKNEKAVVCILGTGSNCSYFDGVVLHQKVQSLGYIAMDDCSGNRFGRHLLRGYYFNKMPKALAAEFASEYDVAPDTVKHHLYKEPNPNAYLATFAKFLIRHKDSEFCRKFIFEEMEKFVENYILQYDEARKYPVHFIGSIAFYLKEELEEVLQKHGLKIGNVLRRPIDGLIQYHALNK
- the gap gene encoding type I glyceraldehyde-3-phosphate dehydrogenase, which translates into the protein MSKVKLGINGFGRIGRIVFRETFNRDNVEVVAINDLLDVDHLAYLLKYDSVHGRFNGKVEVKEGKLYVNDRYIRVTAEKDPATLKWDEVGVDVVAESTGIFTTIETAQAHIRGGAKKVVISAPSADAPMFVMGVNHTEAKATDTVVSNASCTTNCLAPLAKVLHDHFGIVEGLMTTVHATTSTQMVADGPSKKDWRGGRAASVNIIPSSTGAAKAVGKVIPALNGKLTGMSFRVPTIDVSVVDLTVKLEKETTYEDIMAVLRNASETDYKGIIGFTEDDVVSQDFVSDTRTSIIDAKAGIGLNTTFFKIVSWYDNEYGYSSKLIDLSVHVAGLK
- the pfkA gene encoding 6-phosphofructokinase, giving the protein MSKEIKKIGVLTSGGDAPGMNAAIRSVVRTCAYHHIECIGIYRGYQGMIEGDFKEMGPRSVNNIVNKGGTILKSARSKEFMTPEGRKKAYDNLVNAGVNALVVIGGDGSFTGAEVFNHEYGFPVMGIPGTIDNDIFGTSHTLGYDTALNTVVEVIDKIRDTASSHNRLFFVEVMGRDAGHIALNAGIGAGAEEILIPEEDLGLDRLLESLKKSKASGKSSSIVVIAEGDKIGKNVFELKDYVEENLPEYDVRVSVLGHMQRGGAPTCYDRVLASRLGVKAVESLLDGKSNFMVGVLEDKIALTPLEQAIKGKSEIDMELLRVSDIMST